CCCCACGTACGCCTGGACGGCGATTTGCTCCCGCTCACCGACCAGCCCCGCATCTCCGCCGAAGACATGCTGAACATGGCGTTCAGCATGATGAGCAACCGGCAAAAACAGAAGTTCAAAGAGACGGCAGAGCTGGACATGGCCTACGGCGTCGCCGGCCTGGGACGATTCCGTGTGAACGTCTTCCAGCAACGCGGCAACGTGGGATTGGTGCTGCGCGTCATCCCCACCAAGATCAAGCCGCTGGAAGAGCTCTACATGCCGAAGATCATCGAGCAGATCTGCAATGAAGCTCGCGGCATGGTGCTGGTGACGGGCGTGACCGGCTCCGGCAAATCGACCACGCTGGCGGCCATGCTCGACCGCATCAACTCCACGCGGCCGGAGCACATCATCACCATCGAGGATCCGATCGAGTTCCTGCATCGCGACAAGAAGGGCTTCGTCAACCAGCGCGAGGTGGAAGTGGACACGCCCTCGTTCGGCTCGGCACTGCGCGCCAGCTTGCGTCAGGATCCCGACATCATCCTGGTCGGCGAAATGCGCGATCTCGAGACCATCGGGACGGCGCTGCACGCCGCGGAGACCGGCCACTTGGTGTTCTCGACCCTGCACACGTTGGACGCGGTCGAGACCATCAACCGCATCATCTCCGTCTTCCCGCCGCCGGAACAGAAGCAGGTGCGCATGCAGCTGGCGGCAACGCTGCGCGCCGTCATCTCGCAGCGCCTGGTGAAGCGCGCCGATGGACAGGGCCGCGTCCCCGCCATCGAGGTGCTCGTCTCCACCGCGTACATCCGCGAGTGCATCATCACGCCGGAAAAGACGCGTTCCATCAAGGAAGCGCTCGCCGCCGGCGTGTCGCAGTACGGCATGCAGACCTTCGATCAGTCGCTCTACGACCTCTACACCCAGAACCTGATCGATTACGATACCGCACTGGAGAACGCTTCCAACCCCGACGACTTCAAGCTGCGCGTCCAGGGTATCGGCTCGACCGCCGATTCCGCTCGCGAACAGATGCAGTCCGCCGGACATCAGGGATAGTTCGTCCATTGGTACAAAGACGCGCCTCGGCGCGTCTTTTGTTTTTGCGGAGGCAACAACAGGAGGAGAGGAGGTTTCTTACTTTTGATCTTGTGGTTTGAGCCCTGTCCCGCCTTTTAGCTCCTCCTTCCGTGTTCATTCCTTTGTTTTCTTCCCGTTCTTCCTCCTCTCCTCCCCTCCTCCTGTTGTTATTCGCTCTTGCCACGAGGATTAGAATGCCGGCATGACCTTCCGCCGCTCGCGCAAGACTTATGACGAGGCCGCGCTCTACGAGTACGCCATTGGCGCGCTTGGACGCCGCGCGCGCAGCGTGGCGGAGCTCAAGCGGCTGATGCGCCAGCGTGTAGGCACGCAGGAAAACGGCGCGCAGATGATCGAGCGCGTGGTCGAGCGGCTCAAGGAACTGAAGTACCTGAACGACTCCACCTTCGCCGCGACTTATTCCAACTATCGCAAAGACAATGAGAAGCTCGGACGCTTCCGCGTGGTCAGCGAGCTCAAGCAAAAGGGCGTTCACGGCGACGTCATCACGCAGTCGGTGAACGACGCGTATGAAGGGTCCGACGAAGAGACGCTGGCGCGCGCCTTCCTCAAGCGCAAGCGGCTGAAGAAGCCGGCGGACCAGAAGCAGGTCGCGCGCGTCTTTCGTGCGTTGGTTCGCGCGGGCTTTGGTTCGCGCACCGCTGTCCGCATCCTGAAGAACTGGGATGTGGATGAGGAAGTGCTCACCGCGCTCGAGTCCGAACCGGTCGAGATGCCCGGTGATCCCGAAAGCTAGAACGAAGTCTTTTACCAAGCCACGCTTACGGCGGTTCCCAGAAGTGCGTCGCGCTCCAGCTGGTCGAGCATGAAGGCCGCCACATCGGCGCGGGAGATGCGCACGGTCAAGAGAAAGCTGCCGACGCCGGAGCCAACGCGGTAACGGCCGCGCTTCGCCCCATTGGTCAGCATTCCAGGCCGGACGATGACCCAATCCGCTCGGCTGGCCGCGATCCTGCGTTCCTGCCGCGTCTTGTCCGAAAAATAAAACGGCAGGATCACGGGGATGATGAACAGCGTGTAGTAGAGGCCCATCCGGCCGGCGCTGCTTCCGATGCCGAGAGTGGTCTCGCAAACGAAACGGCGGACGCCGTGAGCCGTCATGGCGTCAAGCAGGTTCGCGGTGCCTTGCGAAAGGATGCGAGTGGGATAAAAAAATCGCTTATGGCCGAGCGCGGACACCACCGCCTCCTGCCCGCGCATTGCTGCCCCGACCGACTCAGGGTCGAGCACGTCGCCGCGCATCACGGCCAGGCGGGGATGGTCCGCTGCCAGCTTCGACGGGTCGCGCACCAGCGCGGTGACGTGATATCCGCGCTCCAATGCCTGTGCCACGAGCTGCCGTCCCGTGCCGCCGGTCGCTCCCACAATCAATACCCGCGAGATGCGTTGCGCCGTTCCTGCCGTCCCTGCCGGTGTCGCCGTTCCCGCCGACATCGCAGGCTTGGCGCGGTAGCCGCGTAGGCCCAGTGCAGCCGAGAGCGCGAGTGCGTATGCGATGAAGAGTAGCAACATCGATCGTCGATCCTTGATCCTTGATCCTTGGCGCGCACCGCACTTCAGGCGGTCGCGACGGGCGCTGCCTGCTTGCCGTTGAACTTGCGCTGGTAGTAGGCGATCCAGATGAAGATCACCGGGACGCCGATGAGGCTGGGCCACAGCCAGCGAATCGTCGGCGGCAGAAACTTAAGGTTCACCGCCGAGAAAGCCGAGACCGCGGCGATGTAACTGCCCAGCATCCCGCCCATGTGGCCATACCACCATGCGTTCTTGTCGGCTATGGGACGCGCGAACTGCAGTATGTCGAAGCCGCCGAACAGGATGGCCACCACGCCGAATGCGATCGAGACAGTGGGCGAGGGCATGGGAAATCCCGCGGGCCGTAGCACGCCGAGCGCGACCAATCCGATGCCGGAAGCGACCATGAGCGCCGCGCCTGCCCAGTCCAGCGGCTGCGCCGGGCCGTTCTTGCGCAGCAGGATGCGGTAACCCTTGAAGGCGAAGTAGAAGCTGAAGACCGCGACCAGCGCCAGGAAGACGATGGGGCGATAGATGGCCAAGATGATCGCCGTCGCGCTCACGATGGACATCAGGTAAAGGTAGTACTTGCCGAAGCGGCGATGTGTGGGCCCACCCTTCAGCGTGAGCAGTGCCACGGGCGCGCAGAAAAAGGCGGCAAAGCCGGCGGCGATGTGGATGACTAACAGCGCGCGGATAAAGTTCTCCATTTGATTCCTTCCCTACCCTGCCGCTCGCGGCGGCGCACTCGCCTGCAACTCAGCCAGGATCTCGAGCGCCTCTTCCGCCCAGCGCAGGTGCGCTTCCGCTTCCAGCTGTCCGTAGCGCAACGTGATCAACCAATAGGCGAGGTCAGGATGCTTCCCGTGCCGCTGGTGCAGTTCCTGCTCGACCTGCACGTACCCGGCAAGCTCGCGCCGCTTTGCGTCGCGAAAGCTCGTCACCTGCTCACTGGCGTCTGCGGGCGAGGCATGGCGTGCAAAGAACAGCTTGAACAACAGCTCGTTGCGCGGCGCGCGCGGCTGGGCCGGGTGGCGCAGCCAATCCGCCAGCGCGTCGCGCCCGCCGGCGGTGATGGCGTAGACGTGCCGCTCGCGTCCGCCGGCTTTCTCCGTGCGGCGCGTCACCAGCTTCTCCTTCGTCAGCCGTTTCAACGTGGGATAGATCTGGCCGTAGCTCTCCGTCCAGAAGTAGGCGATGCTCTCGCCGATGGTCGCGCGGATGTCGTAGCCAGACATCGGCCGCAGCGTCAACATACCGAGGACGGCGTAGTCGGTGCTGCTGCGGGGTTTGCTGTCCCCATCTTTGTGGTTCCGAAGCTTAGCTACTCTTCCCATGAGTCTTAGAGATATATCTCTTAGAGTCATAAGTCAAGCGGAAACTGCGATCCGAGGTCCAGCACCCGCGCGACACGCTCTTAACTCTTTTAGATATATCTGTTAGATTGTACGTAGCGATGATGTGGGCGTGTCGAGTATAAGTTGCTTTGATTATTAAGCTTAGCGGCCGGCTAGTTCCAGGAACTGCTCTGCTTCCATGGCCGCCATGCAGCCAGTTCCTGCGGCGGTGACGGCCTGGCGGTAGCGCCGGTCGACCACGTCGCCCGAAACAAAGACGCCCGAGACCTTGGTCAACACATAGTCCTTGGCAATGAGATAGCCGTCCTCGTCCATCTCGAGCTGGCCGTGGAACATCTTGGCGTTGGGGATGTGCCCGATGCCGAGGAACAGCGCGCTGGTGGGGAAATCCCACACCTTCCCGGTCTTGACGTTGCGCAGCTTGAGGCCGGTGACCTCCTGCTTGGCGGGGTCATGGACCTCTTCCACCACCGTGTCATGCAGGAACTCGATCTGCTTATGGGCGCGCGCTCGCTCCAGCATGATCTTCGACGCGCGAAACTCGCTGCGCCGGTGGATCACTGTGACCTTGGTGGCGAAGCGGGTAAGGAACAAGGCCTCTTCCATCGCCGAATCTCCGCCGCCGATCACGGTGATCTCCTTGCCGTTGAAGAAGAAGCCGTCACAGCTAGCGCACGACGACACGCCGTGGCCGATGAGCGCCTGCTCGCTGGGCAGTCCGAGCCAGCGCGCCGACGCGCCGGAGGCGATGATGAGCGTGAGCGCCTCCACCTTCTCTTTGCCGAAATCGAGCACGAAGGGACGGACCCCGAGGTCGGCCTTCACCAGGTGGCCGGTCCGCACCTCGGCGCCGAAGCGCCGCGCTTGCTTGCGCATGTGCTCGATCAGCTCGGGTCCATGGATGCCCTCGGGAAAGCCGGGGAAGTTCTCGACCATGGTGGTGAGCGAGAGCTGTCCGCCGGGCTCGTGCCCTTCATAGACCACGGGCTTCAAGTTAGCGCGCGCGGCGTAGATGGCGGCGGTCAGGCCCGAGCATCCGGACCCCAAGATCACGACATTGCGTACAGCGTTCTCCATTTGTAGATGGCTCTTAGCCTTTGGCTCTTGGTTTCATATGGATGCTTCGGGGCGACGAACGATGCGGCCTGATGAACGATGCAGTGTAAATGCCCGAAGCGCCTGCCGTCACGGTTTCTGTGGCTTGGACTTGGGAGCCGGAGCGGCATCCGGCGGCGACGCTGGCGCAGTACCCGCCGGCTTCTTTGGCTTGGCGGTGGACTTCGGTGCACCGCCGCCCAGCCGCGCAAACTCCGCCGGCACTCCGGTGCGCGCGCCCAGCAGATCGCGGTAGAGCGAGAGGGTGCGCGAGGCGCCGCGGAACAGCGACTGGTAGGCCTTCTGATCGGCTCCGGGACAATGCGTGAGCCCCACCGACGATTTGCCGAAGCGCTCGATCTTGATGCGCGCCGCGGGCGTATCGGCGGCCAGCACGGACGCGGGATCGGTGACGGTCACGGTGTCGCTGATCGCCACCTGCATCACCTCCTTGGGATCGCGGACGCGGAAGACGAGCACCTCGGCGATGCCAGCCTCATCGCGCGTCATCGAGTACTGCACGTTGGCCCAATACCCCTTCGCGAACTC
Above is a window of Acidobacteriota bacterium DNA encoding:
- a CDS encoding recombination regulator RecX; the protein is MTFRRSRKTYDEAALYEYAIGALGRRARSVAELKRLMRQRVGTQENGAQMIERVVERLKELKYLNDSTFAATYSNYRKDNEKLGRFRVVSELKQKGVHGDVITQSVNDAYEGSDEETLARAFLKRKRLKKPADQKQVARVFRALVRAGFGSRTAVRILKNWDVDEEVLTALESEPVEMPGDPES
- a CDS encoding PadR family transcriptional regulator, whose translation is MGRVAKLRNHKDGDSKPRSSTDYAVLGMLTLRPMSGYDIRATIGESIAYFWTESYGQIYPTLKRLTKEKLVTRRTEKAGGRERHVYAITAGGRDALADWLRHPAQPRAPRNELLFKLFFARHASPADASEQVTSFRDAKRRELAGYVQVEQELHQRHGKHPDLAYWLITLRYGQLEAEAHLRWAEEALEILAELQASAPPRAAG
- the trxB gene encoding thioredoxin-disulfide reductase — translated: MENAVRNVVILGSGCSGLTAAIYAARANLKPVVYEGHEPGGQLSLTTMVENFPGFPEGIHGPELIEHMRKQARRFGAEVRTGHLVKADLGVRPFVLDFGKEKVEALTLIIASGASARWLGLPSEQALIGHGVSSCASCDGFFFNGKEITVIGGGDSAMEEALFLTRFATKVTVIHRRSEFRASKIMLERARAHKQIEFLHDTVVEEVHDPAKQEVTGLKLRNVKTGKVWDFPTSALFLGIGHIPNAKMFHGQLEMDEDGYLIAKDYVLTKVSGVFVSGDVVDRRYRQAVTAAGTGCMAAMEAEQFLELAGR
- a CDS encoding SDR family oxidoreductase → MLLLFIAYALALSAALGLRGYRAKPAMSAGTATPAGTAGTAQRISRVLIVGATGGTGRQLVAQALERGYHVTALVRDPSKLAADHPRLAVMRGDVLDPESVGAAMRGQEAVVSALGHKRFFYPTRILSQGTANLLDAMTAHGVRRFVCETTLGIGSSAGRMGLYYTLFIIPVILPFYFSDKTRQERRIAASRADWVIVRPGMLTNGAKRGRYRVGSGVGSFLLTVRISRADVAAFMLDQLERDALLGTAVSVAW
- a CDS encoding type IV pilus twitching motility protein PilT, whose protein sequence is MHIDDLLKIAMERKASDLHLKVGNFPHVRLDGDLLPLTDQPRISAEDMLNMAFSMMSNRQKQKFKETAELDMAYGVAGLGRFRVNVFQQRGNVGLVLRVIPTKIKPLEELYMPKIIEQICNEARGMVLVTGVTGSGKSTTLAAMLDRINSTRPEHIITIEDPIEFLHRDKKGFVNQREVEVDTPSFGSALRASLRQDPDIILVGEMRDLETIGTALHAAETGHLVFSTLHTLDAVETINRIISVFPPPEQKQVRMQLAATLRAVISQRLVKRADGQGRVPAIEVLVSTAYIRECIITPEKTRSIKEALAAGVSQYGMQTFDQSLYDLYTQNLIDYDTALENASNPDDFKLRVQGIGSTADSAREQMQSAGHQG